The following are encoded together in the Proteiniphilum saccharofermentans genome:
- a CDS encoding GH92 family glycosyl hydrolase, translating into MKRACKLFFFIFIVIALSPGCSSNTQFAAKPQELVDYVNPYMGNISHLLVPTYPTVHLPNSMLRVYPERGDYTGDLLNGLPIAVTSHRGSSAFNLSTFQGTESELKPVIPYSYDREKITPYDYYVYLDEEETSVYYAVSNQSGIYALNFDRTDPLFVILNSRRGELKWDGKAFSGYQQLQNNTRIFVYMEPDVQPQSVKNETASGTNAHIVLSYPPNTMRLNLRYGISFIDAEQAKKNLAREIPDFDAKAVAEKGRKVWNEILGKIKVDGGSENDRAVFYTSLYRTYERPVCISEDGRYFSAFDGNIHNDNGTPFYTDDWIWDTYRATHPLRVLIEADMESDILNSFLRMAEQMPEFWWPTFPEITGDSRRMNSNHGIATVIDGYIKGLENIDLAKKYPAMRNAIMKKTLAPWSAKPSGELDRFYHENGYIPALREGEKETIPEVHGFEKRQPVAVTLGTAYDQWCLAQIAKELGEMEDYAYFLQKSYNYRNLYNAETGFFHPKDKQGNFIEPFDYKFSGGMGAREYYGENNAWTYRWDVQHNVADLIHLMGGREKFIQNLDQTFREPLGRSKYEFYAQLPDQTGNVGQFSMANEPSLHIPYLYNYAGEPWKTQKRIRKLVTEWFRNDLMGVPGDEDGGGMSAFVVFSQMGFYPVTPGSPTYNIGSPFFDEVTMQLGNGKTLRIVAQNNSENNKYIQSARLNGKEWTKPWFSHEDIRNGGTLELVMGDKANRSWGTAPQDAPPSEGIKNN; encoded by the coding sequence ATGAAACGAGCATGTAAACTATTCTTTTTTATTTTTATTGTGATTGCATTGTCGCCCGGATGTTCTTCGAACACACAATTTGCTGCAAAACCGCAGGAATTGGTCGATTACGTCAATCCCTATATGGGTAATATCAGTCATCTGCTTGTACCCACGTATCCAACAGTTCACCTTCCTAACAGCATGTTACGTGTATATCCCGAACGGGGTGATTATACCGGCGACTTGTTGAACGGTTTACCGATCGCGGTTACAAGCCATCGTGGAAGTTCGGCATTCAATTTAAGTACTTTCCAGGGAACCGAGTCGGAGTTGAAACCGGTTATTCCTTACAGTTATGACAGGGAAAAAATTACTCCATACGATTATTATGTCTACCTCGATGAAGAAGAAACAAGCGTCTATTATGCCGTCTCCAATCAATCAGGTATCTATGCACTGAATTTCGACCGCACAGATCCTTTGTTTGTGATTCTCAATTCCAGAAGAGGTGAGTTGAAATGGGACGGAAAAGCATTCTCGGGTTATCAGCAACTTCAAAACAACACCCGGATTTTCGTCTATATGGAGCCCGATGTGCAACCTCAAAGTGTAAAGAACGAAACAGCATCGGGCACAAATGCCCATATTGTATTATCTTACCCGCCGAACACCATGCGGTTAAATTTACGTTACGGAATTTCGTTTATCGATGCCGAACAGGCAAAGAAAAACCTTGCCCGGGAAATACCGGATTTCGATGCAAAAGCCGTAGCGGAAAAAGGACGAAAAGTGTGGAACGAAATATTGGGAAAAATTAAAGTGGACGGGGGTTCGGAAAACGACAGGGCAGTTTTCTACACCTCACTGTACCGAACCTACGAGCGGCCGGTTTGTATATCGGAAGACGGACGTTATTTCAGCGCTTTCGACGGAAATATCCATAATGACAACGGAACACCTTTTTATACCGATGATTGGATCTGGGACACTTACCGTGCCACACACCCGCTTCGTGTCTTGATAGAGGCCGATATGGAAAGCGATATCCTCAACTCTTTCCTACGGATGGCGGAACAAATGCCTGAATTTTGGTGGCCTACTTTCCCCGAAATTACGGGCGATAGCCGCCGGATGAACTCCAATCACGGCATTGCCACTGTAATTGACGGATATATAAAGGGACTGGAAAATATCGACCTCGCAAAAAAATATCCGGCTATGCGAAACGCCATAATGAAAAAAACGTTGGCTCCCTGGTCGGCAAAGCCGTCAGGCGAATTGGACCGGTTTTATCACGAGAACGGGTATATTCCCGCACTAAGAGAGGGAGAGAAGGAAACGATCCCCGAAGTGCATGGTTTTGAAAAGCGCCAACCTGTAGCCGTAACGCTCGGAACAGCCTACGACCAATGGTGTCTGGCACAAATTGCCAAAGAATTAGGAGAAATGGAAGATTATGCTTATTTCCTGCAAAAGTCATATAACTATCGCAATTTGTATAATGCAGAAACGGGTTTCTTTCACCCGAAAGATAAACAGGGCAACTTCATTGAACCTTTCGATTACAAATTTTCGGGCGGAATGGGGGCACGTGAATATTATGGAGAAAACAACGCCTGGACCTATCGTTGGGATGTGCAACACAATGTGGCCGACCTGATCCATCTGATGGGAGGACGTGAAAAATTTATTCAGAATCTCGATCAAACGTTCCGTGAACCGCTTGGAAGAAGTAAGTATGAATTCTATGCCCAGTTGCCCGACCAAACAGGAAATGTAGGACAATTTTCAATGGCAAACGAACCGTCGCTACACATCCCCTATCTTTATAACTATGCAGGAGAACCCTGGAAAACGCAAAAGCGCATTCGCAAACTGGTAACTGAATGGTTCAGGAACGACCTGATGGGTGTTCCGGGTGATGAAGACGGCGGAGGGATGTCGGCTTTTGTGGTGTTTTCACAAATGGGATTCTATCCGGTAACGCCGGGTAGTCCGACATATAATATCGGAAGCCCGTTTTTTGACGAAGTAACCATGCAGTTGGGCAATGGCAAAACATTGCGTATCGTTGCCCAAAACAATAGCGAGAATAACAAATACATTCAATCGGCACGGCTGAATGGGAAAGAATGGACAAAACCCTGGTTTAGTCACGAAGACATCAGGAACGGCGGGACATTAGAGCTTGTGATGGGCGATAAAGCCAACCGATCATGGGGCACAGCCCCGCAGGATGCACCACCCTCGGAAGGAATTAAAAACAACTAA
- a CDS encoding glycoside hydrolase family 95 protein — MKLKKLITSFFLTGSIVLTWGQNPALKTHYNSPATNWENEALPVGNGHIGAMVFGGVDEDVILVNEKTLWSGGPGKNPDYNGGHRRTPAENHRTLQHIRNTLQEKMTDFTATQSAGIDANGKVIAHDYAPEDDGLKSHILDLTGNRDDFGSYQQLSNIHIGSNPATSAGYSRYARELDIDNAVAKTTYLQNGINYTREYFVSHPDNIIVIRLTADKRGSLSHTFYFTSPQESILISVRDNVITLEGRPADHGDDGLKFVQQMIIIPTGGTISNDGNQIKVKNADEILLISSAATNYHQSMNAGFNYFSSINPRNTVENTIHKAVQKTYTQLLDTHIRDYKSLYGRMSISLGNAANINNKTTDELLKGYKDGTNTPAENLYLEQLYYQFGRYLLISSSRKGSLPANLQGIWAKGLTPPWNADYHTNINVQMNYWLAQQTNLSDCHIPVIEYTKSLVSRGRLTAQHYYCKQDGSPVRGWVIHHENNIWGNTAPGNWYTAFYFPAAAAWMCQDIWEYYQFNQDIEFLRDYYPIMTDAALFWVDNLWCDSRDGTLVANPSYSPEHGPYSLGASADQAIIWELFDMVIKASDTLKYDTPELQEIKKAKDQLAGPRIGLAGQLMEWKDELLMDITGDNGHRHVNHLHWLHPGSRIVSGRSAEEDLYAKAMQTTLNTRGDGGTGWSKAWKINFWARLHDGNRAHKLVQEILKESTLTNLFDTHPPFQIDGNFGATSGMTEMLVQSHGGYIELLPSLPDAWTSGSFKGIKARGNFEIEAEWNDGKITSLKITSESGNDCVVKYNGKTFSFPTTAGTTYDLSNKTKF, encoded by the coding sequence ATGAAACTAAAAAAACTGATTACATCTTTTTTCCTGACAGGCAGTATAGTGTTGACCTGGGGGCAGAATCCCGCATTAAAGACGCACTATAATTCTCCCGCTACAAATTGGGAAAATGAAGCTCTGCCGGTTGGCAACGGCCACATAGGTGCAATGGTCTTCGGCGGTGTCGACGAAGATGTTATTCTTGTGAATGAAAAAACATTATGGTCAGGCGGACCGGGTAAAAATCCTGATTACAACGGCGGGCACCGGAGAACGCCTGCTGAAAACCATCGTACTTTGCAACATATCAGAAATACTTTACAGGAGAAAATGACGGATTTCACAGCTACACAGTCCGCAGGAATAGATGCAAACGGAAAAGTTATCGCACATGATTATGCTCCTGAAGACGACGGGTTGAAAAGCCATATCCTGGACCTGACGGGGAACAGAGACGATTTTGGTTCCTATCAGCAATTGAGCAACATCCACATTGGCTCGAATCCGGCAACATCTGCCGGTTATTCCCGGTACGCACGTGAACTGGATATCGACAATGCGGTTGCTAAAACGACGTATCTCCAAAATGGAATAAATTACACACGTGAATATTTCGTCAGCCATCCCGACAATATAATTGTCATTCGTCTTACGGCTGATAAAAGAGGTTCACTTTCACATACATTTTATTTCACATCGCCGCAGGAAAGCATCCTTATAAGCGTGAGAGATAACGTTATTACCCTGGAAGGGAGGCCGGCTGACCATGGCGACGACGGCTTGAAGTTTGTCCAGCAAATGATAATCATCCCTACAGGCGGAACGATAAGTAATGACGGTAACCAAATCAAGGTGAAAAATGCCGACGAAATATTGCTGATCTCCTCGGCCGCAACCAATTACCATCAGTCGATGAATGCTGGTTTCAATTATTTTTCCAGCATCAATCCCCGCAACACAGTTGAAAACACAATACATAAAGCAGTTCAAAAAACCTATACCCAATTGTTGGACACACATATTCGGGATTATAAATCACTGTACGGCAGGATGAGTATTTCATTGGGCAATGCGGCTAACATCAATAATAAGACTACTGATGAGTTATTAAAAGGATATAAAGACGGTACCAATACACCCGCAGAAAATTTATACCTCGAGCAGTTGTATTATCAATTTGGACGCTATCTATTGATTTCATCTTCCCGAAAAGGCTCATTGCCCGCCAATCTTCAGGGGATCTGGGCAAAAGGATTAACCCCTCCATGGAATGCCGACTATCATACCAACATTAATGTCCAGATGAATTATTGGCTGGCCCAACAAACCAATCTGTCCGACTGCCATATACCGGTCATTGAATATACCAAAAGCCTTGTTTCGCGGGGAAGACTTACCGCGCAACATTATTATTGTAAACAAGACGGAAGTCCGGTGAGAGGCTGGGTCATTCATCATGAAAATAATATCTGGGGTAATACCGCCCCCGGAAACTGGTACACAGCATTTTACTTTCCGGCTGCCGCTGCCTGGATGTGCCAGGATATCTGGGAGTATTATCAGTTCAATCAGGACATAGAATTCCTGAGGGACTACTACCCGATCATGACAGATGCCGCATTATTCTGGGTAGATAATCTCTGGTGCGATTCCCGCGACGGAACTCTTGTCGCGAATCCCTCTTATTCACCTGAACATGGCCCCTATTCGCTTGGCGCATCAGCCGATCAGGCCATTATATGGGAACTGTTCGATATGGTAATCAAGGCAAGCGATACATTAAAATATGATACTCCGGAATTACAGGAGATAAAGAAGGCAAAGGATCAGTTGGCCGGACCCCGGATCGGTCTTGCCGGACAACTGATGGAATGGAAAGATGAGTTGCTGATGGACATTACGGGCGACAATGGGCATCGGCACGTCAACCATTTACACTGGTTGCATCCGGGAAGCAGGATCGTATCAGGCAGAAGTGCGGAGGAGGACCTATATGCAAAAGCGATGCAAACCACACTGAATACGCGTGGCGATGGGGGTACAGGCTGGAGTAAAGCGTGGAAAATAAATTTCTGGGCGCGACTGCATGACGGTAACCGTGCTCATAAACTGGTGCAGGAAATATTGAAAGAATCTACACTGACAAATCTGTTCGATACCCACCCGCCCTTCCAGATCGACGGGAACTTTGGTGCTACTTCAGGAATGACCGAGATGCTCGTGCAAAGTCACGGTGGTTATATCGAATTATTGCCTTCACTCCCTGATGCCTGGACCAGCGGCAGCTTTAAAGGGATCAAAGCCCGGGGAAATTTTGAAATAGAAGCAGAATGGAATGATGGAAAAATCACATCATTGAAGATCACCTCTGAGTCGGGAAACGATTGCGTGGTGAAATACAACGGGAAAACATTTTCTTTCCCAACCACCGCGGGAACTACCTATGATTTGAGCAATAAAACAAAATTTTAA